A single region of the Undibacterium piscinae genome encodes:
- a CDS encoding DUF4105 domain-containing protein: MKLFSLRIARALALALLFLLILGIGIWGTLAFAISGPANLLLRYSLSAFFALNCLISLIALTQARWRWRGLIVYSIVFALTLIWWASVKPSNDRNWQEGVAVPPWAKIDGDLVTVHNIRNIVYRSETDYTVAYYDRTFDLRKLEGVDVVTVHWMGPAIAHVFLSFAFAGDQHLAISIETRNQKGEGYSTLKGFFRQYELHYVVADERDVIRLRTNYRHNPPEDVYVYRARGVDGDGQRLFLEYIAQINSLKTTPEFYNSLTTNCTTNIWLNARVNPDNLPLSWKILASGYLAEYLYENDRLETKGMSFSELQKQAWINPRAHAVDKADNFSQLIRMPAISR, from the coding sequence ATGAAATTATTTTCTCTTCGCATAGCGCGCGCCCTTGCACTGGCTTTGCTCTTCTTACTCATACTGGGCATAGGTATCTGGGGCACTCTGGCGTTCGCCATCAGCGGCCCAGCAAACCTCCTATTGCGATATAGTTTAAGTGCATTTTTTGCTCTTAATTGCCTGATCAGTCTGATCGCACTAACACAAGCACGCTGGCGCTGGCGCGGCTTGATCGTCTATAGCATCGTGTTTGCCCTCACGTTAATTTGGTGGGCCAGTGTAAAACCATCCAACGATAGAAACTGGCAAGAAGGCGTCGCTGTGCCGCCCTGGGCCAAAATAGACGGAGACTTAGTGACCGTCCACAATATTCGCAATATCGTCTACCGCAGCGAAACTGATTACACGGTCGCCTATTACGATAGGACTTTCGATCTGCGCAAATTAGAAGGCGTCGATGTCGTCACCGTGCATTGGATGGGGCCTGCGATTGCCCATGTATTTCTGAGCTTCGCATTTGCCGGCGACCAGCATCTGGCAATATCGATAGAAACGCGCAATCAAAAAGGCGAAGGCTATTCCACTTTAAAAGGCTTTTTCCGCCAATACGAACTCCATTATGTCGTTGCTGATGAGCGCGATGTAATACGCCTGCGCACCAACTACAGGCACAATCCGCCTGAAGATGTCTATGTCTACCGCGCTCGCGGTGTGGATGGTGATGGGCAGCGCCTATTTTTAGAATATATCGCGCAGATAAACAGCTTGAAAACCACACCCGAGTTTTACAATAGTTTAACGACAAATTGCACCACCAATATCTGGCTCAATGCGCGCGTCAATCCTGACAATTTACCGTTAAGCTGGAAGATTTTAGCCAGCGGTTATCTGGCGGAGTATTTGTATGAGAATGACAGACTGGAGACTAAGGGCATGTCTTTTTCCGAGCTACAAAAGCAAGCATGGATCAATCCTCGGGCTCACGCCGTAGACAAAGCCGATAACTTTTCACAGTTGATCAGAATGCCGGCAATAAGCCGATAA
- a CDS encoding PAS domain S-box protein — MMSTRLAESGHTRAAAIGHAVSEFNIWANPEQRAALVARLMQETRITDALVQLRRKDGEIRDFKVSATLVSLELEKNSHAVWIARDVTEELALHEKFAAAFRLTPDLITISRAADGNYVEVNPAFEHFSGYTRAELVGRSSTEIGLWHEAEQRGALMQSIAANKEVSDFYAQLRDKNGLVHDCLGYCTVFESHGEAYLIAIIRDVTETRKAERALRESEARFANLFEMSPLPTSYTFSGDPQKRNYRNATFYSTFGFSREHDAHKPIADLGFWVHPEDAITARDLWRSGKPVNNWIVEVRHAQGHHLWIFGRIIVQEPRNMIVTTLFDITEQYLARQKIEELNVSLEARVLERTTQLQVANAELSQTLASLEEARDHLVHSEKLASLGALVAGVAHELNTPIGNGLMVASVLEDKAREFAALSLQAMSRSRLNQFVSEAQMAAELLVRSLTRSAALVTSFKQIAADQTSAQRRQFQLSSLVDEVILTVAPAADCQLLVAVSSDIVLDSYPGALHQVLSNLINNALIHAFVACPHASTKPVELPPACIYLTASNTALGQIEINVADNGCGIAEQHLSHIYDPFFTTQLGQGGSGLGLYIVHNIVSHDNRPCRHP, encoded by the coding sequence ATGATGTCCACCCGCCTTGCCGAAAGTGGACATACGCGCGCAGCGGCGATAGGTCACGCCGTCTCCGAGTTCAATATCTGGGCAAATCCCGAACAGCGCGCCGCGCTGGTCGCGCGTTTGATGCAAGAAACCCGCATTACCGATGCGCTGGTGCAATTGCGCCGCAAGGATGGAGAGATCCGCGACTTTAAAGTCAGCGCTACTTTGGTGTCACTAGAGTTGGAGAAAAATTCACACGCCGTCTGGATCGCTCGCGATGTCACCGAGGAATTAGCGCTGCATGAAAAATTTGCTGCTGCGTTCCGCCTGACCCCAGATTTGATCACCATTTCGCGCGCTGCGGATGGTAACTACGTCGAAGTCAACCCGGCTTTCGAGCATTTTAGCGGCTATACCCGGGCCGAATTGGTCGGCCGCAGCTCCACCGAAATCGGCCTGTGGCACGAAGCAGAACAACGCGGCGCACTCATGCAAAGCATTGCTGCGAACAAGGAAGTGAGCGATTTTTATGCCCAGCTACGCGATAAAAATGGACTCGTGCATGACTGCCTCGGTTACTGCACCGTATTTGAATCGCATGGTGAAGCGTATTTAATCGCGATCATACGCGACGTCACCGAGACCAGAAAAGCCGAGCGCGCCCTGCGCGAGAGCGAGGCACGCTTCGCCAATCTATTCGAAATGTCGCCCTTACCTACTTCTTACACTTTTAGTGGTGACCCACAGAAGAGAAACTATAGAAACGCGACTTTCTATTCTACTTTTGGGTTCTCAAGAGAACATGACGCCCATAAACCAATAGCGGATTTAGGTTTTTGGGTGCATCCAGAAGATGCGATCACGGCGCGTGATTTATGGCGCAGCGGCAAGCCAGTCAATAACTGGATCGTTGAAGTGCGCCATGCGCAGGGTCATCACTTATGGATTTTCGGCCGCATCATTGTCCAGGAACCGCGCAATATGATAGTCACCACGCTGTTTGACATCACAGAGCAATATCTGGCGAGACAAAAAATAGAAGAGCTCAATGTCAGTCTTGAAGCAAGGGTGCTGGAACGTACCACTCAGCTACAAGTTGCCAATGCCGAACTATCACAAACATTGGCTTCTCTTGAGGAAGCGCGCGACCATCTGGTGCATTCAGAAAAGCTGGCATCCTTAGGCGCCCTGGTGGCTGGCGTGGCACATGAGCTCAATACCCCGATCGGCAATGGTCTGATGGTGGCCTCGGTACTGGAAGATAAAGCACGGGAATTTGCGGCCCTCAGTCTACAAGCGATGTCGCGCTCGCGTCTCAATCAATTCGTCAGCGAAGCACAAATGGCGGCTGAACTGCTAGTGCGTAGCCTGACACGTTCGGCCGCGTTGGTGACTAGCTTTAAACAAATCGCAGCCGATCAGACCAGTGCGCAGCGCCGCCAATTCCAATTATCTAGCCTGGTGGATGAAGTGATACTGACAGTTGCTCCAGCAGCCGACTGTCAGTTGCTAGTCGCGGTGTCTAGCGACATCGTTCTCGATAGTTACCCTGGTGCGCTACACCAAGTGCTGAGTAATTTGATCAACAATGCCTTGATCCATGCCTTTGTGGCCTGCCCGCATGCCAGCACCAAGCCGGTCGAGCTGCCACCAGCCTGTATTTACCTCACAGCTAGCAACACGGCACTTGGTCAAATTGAGATCAACGTCGCCGATAACGGCTGTGGTATCGCAGAACAACATCTCAGCCACATTTATGATCCTTTTTTCACCACGCAACTCGGGCAAGGCGGATCGGGCTTGGGGCTATATATCGTCCACAATATTGTCAGTCATGATAATCGTCCTTGCCGCCACCCATAA
- a CDS encoding aspartate aminotransferase family protein — MENFNSNQATAVAVSSATSTRCGIDWLRAQALHKQELARFIEKNPRSQALALRAAEHMLFGVPLHWMSDWSTPFPLNISHASGAQVVDVDGHQYLDFCLGDTGAMFGHAPPPVARALAHQAVRGYTAMLASEDAVWVAEELARRFGLAVWQFALSASDANRFVLRWLRAATQRPKILVFNGCYHGTVDDVFVDLVDGVPRQRDSLLGQVTDLTANTVVVEFNDLAALEAALSNRDVACVLAEPVMTNIGMVLPQPGYWEAAQEILRRYGTLLVLDETHTISSGMGGYTREHGLQPDALVVGKPLAGGVACAVYGFSQELARRVEQAKRLAPPGHSGIGTTLTANMLSMTAMRANLAEVMSDAAYAQMFSLADYLAAGLRAVIGKLGLPWCVTQVGARTEFQFSQLAPGNGSAAALILDSELEQVIHLYLLNRGILITPFHNMMLVCPQTQRSDIDTFLAVFEDCLHQLKIRSPE; from the coding sequence ATGGAAAATTTCAACTCTAACCAGGCGACTGCTGTCGCCGTAAGCAGCGCTACCAGCACTCGTTGCGGCATAGACTGGCTACGCGCGCAGGCTTTGCATAAACAGGAACTTGCACGTTTTATAGAAAAAAATCCGCGCTCGCAAGCCTTAGCCCTGAGAGCGGCTGAACACATGCTGTTTGGAGTTCCCTTACACTGGATGAGTGACTGGTCCACTCCGTTTCCTCTCAATATTAGTCATGCCAGTGGTGCTCAGGTGGTCGATGTGGACGGTCATCAATATCTTGATTTTTGCTTGGGCGATACGGGCGCAATGTTCGGCCACGCACCACCACCGGTGGCGCGTGCACTGGCGCATCAGGCAGTGCGTGGCTATACAGCGATGTTAGCCTCGGAAGACGCAGTCTGGGTCGCTGAAGAATTGGCGCGCCGTTTTGGTCTGGCGGTCTGGCAGTTCGCCTTGAGTGCTTCGGACGCTAATCGTTTCGTCTTGCGCTGGTTACGCGCAGCGACTCAGCGCCCCAAAATCTTGGTGTTTAACGGCTGCTATCACGGCACCGTGGATGATGTTTTTGTCGACTTGGTCGATGGTGTGCCACGTCAGCGTGATAGTTTATTAGGACAGGTGACTGATCTCACCGCAAATACTGTGGTGGTGGAATTTAATGATCTCGCTGCCTTAGAAGCCGCCTTGTCCAATCGGGACGTGGCCTGCGTGCTGGCGGAACCGGTCATGACAAATATAGGCATGGTCTTGCCCCAACCTGGCTACTGGGAAGCGGCGCAAGAAATTTTACGACGTTACGGCACATTACTGGTACTCGATGAAACGCATACTATCAGTTCGGGCATGGGCGGCTACACCAGAGAGCACGGTCTGCAACCTGACGCTTTGGTAGTGGGCAAGCCCTTAGCTGGGGGCGTCGCTTGTGCTGTGTATGGATTTAGCCAGGAGCTGGCCAGGCGAGTAGAACAAGCTAAGCGCTTGGCGCCACCCGGGCATTCTGGTATCGGTACCACACTGACCGCAAATATGCTGAGCATGACGGCGATGCGCGCCAATCTTGCTGAGGTCATGAGCGATGCCGCATACGCACAGATGTTTTCGCTGGCCGATTATTTGGCGGCCGGTTTGCGTGCTGTAATCGGCAAACTTGGTTTGCCTTGGTGCGTGACACAAGTCGGGGCGCGTACCGAGTTTCAATTTTCTCAGCTGGCACCGGGCAATGGCAGTGCTGCCGCATTAATTTTAGATAGTGAGCTGGAGCAAGTGATTCATCTGTACTTACTCAATCGCGGCATTTTGATCACGCCATTTCATAACATGATGCTGGTCTGCCCACAGACCCAAAGGAGCGACATAGATACGTTTCTTGCGGTGTTTGAAGATTGCCTGCACCAATTGAAAATTCGGTCGCCTGAGTAA
- a CDS encoding glutamine synthetase, producing MSQAMHDFLKSKNIHEVECVIADMTGIARGKILPRDLFLSAGEMRIPKSVLLNTVNGEQPANGPYVGPTDPDMICLPDPATIRIVPWAAEAVALVIHDCVNFDGSPVGLSPRAVLRQVLKLYSERGWQPVVAPEMEFYLVARNSNPHEPLTPPLGRTGKPESGRQSYSIDAVNDFDPFFLELSAFCTSHDLGVETLIHEAGAGQMEINFSHGNALELADRVFLFKRAVRETALRHGIFATFMAKPMEQEPGSAMHIHQSILDANTGQNIFSNADGSASALFFNYLAGLEQYVPQAMLMFAPYVNSYRRLSRFMSAPTNVRWGYDNRSCGIRIPNSDSHNRRIENRVPGVDVNPYLAMAATLACGYLGMVNAMTPSPATDGSAEHVHDELPRNLEDAIVRMRACLPLGEILGELFVKAFCEVKELEFATYSRVISSWEREHLMLLV from the coding sequence ATGTCGCAAGCCATGCACGATTTTTTAAAAAGTAAAAACATCCATGAAGTCGAATGTGTGATTGCTGACATGACGGGAATCGCGCGCGGGAAAATTCTGCCGCGCGACCTGTTTTTGTCTGCCGGTGAAATGCGCATACCCAAGAGTGTTTTACTCAATACCGTGAATGGCGAACAACCGGCGAATGGACCGTATGTCGGGCCTACCGATCCTGACATGATATGCCTGCCAGATCCAGCCACCATACGGATAGTGCCTTGGGCGGCAGAGGCGGTGGCTCTAGTAATACATGATTGCGTGAATTTTGACGGTAGTCCGGTAGGCTTGTCGCCCCGTGCGGTGTTGCGGCAAGTACTCAAGTTATATAGCGAGCGCGGATGGCAGCCGGTGGTGGCACCCGAGATGGAGTTTTATCTGGTGGCGCGCAATAGTAATCCGCATGAGCCTTTGACGCCGCCGCTAGGACGCACTGGTAAGCCCGAGTCTGGACGGCAATCGTATTCGATTGATGCGGTAAATGATTTTGACCCATTCTTTCTGGAGTTGTCTGCGTTTTGCACTAGTCATGACTTGGGCGTTGAGACCCTAATCCATGAGGCGGGTGCTGGCCAGATGGAGATTAATTTCTCGCATGGTAATGCGCTGGAGCTGGCAGATCGCGTGTTTCTGTTCAAGCGCGCAGTGCGCGAGACTGCACTCAGACACGGTATTTTCGCCACCTTCATGGCAAAACCCATGGAGCAAGAACCAGGTAGTGCCATGCATATCCACCAAAGCATTCTCGATGCGAATACTGGGCAGAACATATTCTCGAATGCGGATGGTAGTGCCAGTGCCTTATTTTTTAATTATTTGGCTGGCTTGGAGCAATACGTGCCGCAGGCGATGTTAATGTTTGCTCCTTACGTCAACTCGTATCGACGTCTATCCCGTTTCATGTCGGCGCCGACCAATGTGCGCTGGGGCTACGATAATCGTAGTTGCGGGATACGCATACCTAATTCTGACTCTCACAATCGACGCATAGAGAACCGTGTGCCAGGTGTGGATGTGAATCCCTACCTGGCGATGGCGGCCACCTTGGCCTGTGGTTATCTGGGAATGGTGAATGCGATGACGCCTTCGCCCGCGACTGATGGTAGTGCCGAGCATGTGCATGATGAATTGCCGCGCAATCTGGAAGACGCCATCGTGCGTATGCGCGCCTGTCTGCCCTTGGGCGAGATCTTGGGCGAACTGTTCGTAAAAGCCTTTTGTGAAGTAAAGGAACTTGAATTTGCCACCTATAGCCGTGTGATTAGTTCGTGGGAGCGAGAACACTTGATGTTGTTGGTGTGA
- a CDS encoding BamA/TamA family outer membrane protein, with the protein MKITSGAGLLVGSQFSQYAEIRAGVQVGSVRQTKDIGPPDLVLSENRVKEGAFTARLLFDQLDSVVFPRSGVYSRLQLYNTNAVLKSDQRYTKWDLDANAAYSFGSHTFNVGGRAAGTLGSGELPAYNQISMGGFLNQSGYANGQFLVDSLSFARVMYYHRLWKGSILEGAYGGGSLEIGRYGKPLVAGNPQNQILRSGSIFVGTDTPIGAAYLSYGHALDGSSSLYFFLGKPF; encoded by the coding sequence TTGAAAATCACCAGCGGCGCGGGTCTGCTTGTCGGTAGTCAGTTTTCTCAATATGCAGAGATTAGAGCTGGTGTGCAGGTGGGCTCAGTGCGGCAAACCAAAGATATAGGTCCGCCTGACTTAGTGCTTTCCGAGAACAGAGTGAAAGAGGGGGCATTTACCGCCAGACTGCTATTTGATCAGCTCGATAGTGTGGTGTTTCCGCGTAGCGGCGTGTACAGTCGACTGCAGTTGTACAACACTAATGCGGTGCTAAAATCTGATCAACGCTATACCAAATGGGATCTGGATGCAAATGCAGCGTATTCGTTCGGCTCGCATACTTTTAATGTCGGCGGGCGCGCTGCTGGTACGCTGGGTAGCGGGGAATTACCTGCTTATAATCAAATCAGTATGGGCGGGTTTTTAAATCAATCCGGCTATGCGAACGGACAATTTTTAGTCGATAGTCTGAGTTTTGCCAGGGTGATGTACTACCACCGTTTGTGGAAGGGCAGCATACTTGAAGGCGCTTATGGCGGTGGCTCCCTGGAAATAGGGCGCTATGGTAAGCCCTTGGTGGCAGGTAATCCGCAAAATCAAATCCTTCGATCTGGCAGTATTTTTGTCGGTACCGATACCCCTATCGGTGCGGCTTATCTGTCTTACGGTCATGCCCTGGATGGCAGTAGTAGTTTGTACTTCTTCCTCGGTAAACCGTTTTGA
- a CDS encoding transporter substrate-binding domain-containing protein, producing MVWRNGSLGDFLLCILLLFVAATPTLTAAAEAPSLTICSGDFPPYNSPLLPNLGPVVEITTEAFRRSGISIQVIFMPWARILKEGQNAKCAILGIWRNAQRDQQFVYTQAILEQELGYFARRSSNFKNSKPLQLETLVIGVERGSYLSPELEGKQYSFDIANSLLLNLRKLAKGRIDLAYGNKAAGEYLINTDPELNDPLVWLNPSLESKPIYLAFSNSYPEKEHLILAYNQGLTSMKADGSFKKILLKAKLSP from the coding sequence TTGGTCTGGCGCAATGGCAGCTTAGGTGATTTTCTGTTGTGCATTTTACTGCTGTTTGTCGCGGCCACTCCAACATTGACAGCGGCAGCCGAGGCACCTAGTCTCACTATTTGCAGTGGCGACTTCCCACCGTATAACAGCCCACTCTTACCCAATCTAGGGCCAGTTGTCGAGATTACTACGGAAGCCTTCCGCCGATCCGGTATCTCGATACAAGTGATTTTCATGCCTTGGGCGCGCATCCTCAAAGAAGGTCAAAATGCCAAATGCGCGATTCTGGGTATCTGGCGCAACGCCCAGCGCGATCAGCAATTTGTCTACACGCAAGCCATACTCGAACAAGAATTAGGTTACTTTGCCAGACGCAGTAGTAATTTTAAGAACTCCAAACCTCTGCAACTAGAGACCCTGGTCATAGGTGTAGAGCGTGGCAGCTATCTTTCCCCGGAATTGGAAGGCAAACAATATAGCTTCGACATCGCCAATAGCTTGCTTCTTAATCTGCGCAAACTGGCTAAAGGGCGTATCGATCTTGCATACGGAAATAAGGCCGCTGGCGAATACCTGATCAATACCGACCCTGAGTTAAACGATCCCCTAGTATGGCTAAACCCCAGCTTGGAATCAAAGCCTATTTATCTTGCGTTCTCCAACAGCTATCCAGAAAAAGAACACTTAATCTTGGCCTACAATCAAGGCTTGACGAGTATGAAAGCCGATGGGAGTTTCAAAAAAATCCTCTTAAAGGCCAAGCTCTCGCCTTAG
- the pssA gene encoding CDP-diacylglycerol--serine O-phosphatidyltransferase encodes MRQAKHRIYLCSLYLQHDEAGAEILAALYAAKAARPSLDVRVLVDWHRAQRGLIGAGKQNGNAVWYQQQSRLHVGSVPIYGVPVQTRELFGVLHLKGFVIDDLTIYSGASLNNVYLHKLDKYRHDRYLLLQNATLANSMVQFIQEHILASAAVHRLDVVAIPSTRSIKRDIRSFRANLKRAHYLVPLSRIGQSGLPHELSVTPLLGVGKNNPLNRIICQLLGAAQTQITICTPYFNFPLAVTREINRALKRGVTIDIIVGDKTANDFYIPPEEPFKIIAALPYLYESNLRRFAKAHQDGQQLRLHLWRDGINTYHLKMGRLT; translated from the coding sequence GTGCGCCAGGCTAAACACAGAATTTACCTTTGTAGTCTGTATCTGCAGCACGATGAGGCCGGTGCTGAGATTCTGGCCGCCTTGTACGCTGCCAAAGCGGCCCGACCTAGCTTGGATGTGCGGGTGTTGGTCGATTGGCATAGGGCGCAGCGTGGCTTGATCGGCGCTGGCAAGCAAAATGGTAATGCCGTTTGGTATCAGCAGCAAAGTCGTCTACATGTTGGAAGCGTACCGATTTACGGGGTGCCGGTGCAGACCCGTGAATTATTCGGTGTGCTGCATCTGAAGGGTTTTGTGATTGATGACCTGACGATTTACAGTGGCGCGAGCTTGAATAACGTGTATCTGCACAAGCTGGATAAATATCGCCATGACCGTTACTTGCTGCTGCAAAATGCTACGCTGGCCAATAGCATGGTGCAGTTTATTCAGGAGCATATTTTAGCCTCCGCTGCGGTGCACCGGCTCGATGTCGTTGCTATACCTAGCACTCGCAGTATCAAGAGGGATATCCGCAGCTTTCGGGCGAATTTGAAGCGCGCCCACTATCTGGTACCGCTTAGTCGCATCGGCCAGTCTGGCTTGCCGCATGAATTGAGCGTGACCCCCTTGCTTGGCGTAGGTAAAAATAATCCGCTCAATCGTATTATTTGCCAGTTGCTTGGGGCGGCTCAAACGCAGATCACAATCTGCACACCGTATTTTAATTTCCCGCTTGCCGTGACGCGAGAGATCAATCGCGCACTCAAGCGTGGCGTTACCATCGATATTATCGTCGGTGATAAGACTGCCAATGATTTTTATATCCCGCCAGAGGAACCATTTAAAATCATCGCCGCTTTGCCCTATTTATATGAAAGTAACTTACGGCGTTTTGCAAAGGCGCATCAAGATGGGCAGCAACTGCGTTTGCATTTGTGGCGTGACGGTATCAATACCTATCACCTTAAGATGGGCAGACTAACCTGA
- a CDS encoding GntR family transcriptional regulator gives MPEKPSSTLQDKTYQTLHQWLTVGRFLPGERLKIRQVADELGVGIMPVRAALQRLAAEGALVNTPNCGVMVPQLKRAQFDDVLQIRLLLEGQAAEQGAYRMNEAGLAKMQLLSAQMASAIAANQVTAYLEANEEFHTSLYRASGSPMLMELIETVWLKVGPVSNQLFEDKHYSLKLNDAHEDVVAALQRRDGAAVRRAIEQDLFYAAQYLKLVCK, from the coding sequence TTGCCAGAAAAACCTTCTTCTACCTTGCAGGATAAAACCTATCAGACCTTACATCAATGGCTGACGGTAGGGCGATTTTTGCCGGGCGAGCGCCTGAAGATTAGACAGGTTGCCGACGAATTGGGTGTTGGCATCATGCCGGTGCGTGCGGCATTGCAGCGGCTCGCCGCCGAAGGGGCTCTGGTGAATACCCCCAACTGTGGTGTGATGGTGCCTCAACTAAAACGCGCCCAGTTTGATGATGTTTTGCAGATACGCCTGCTACTAGAAGGACAAGCGGCCGAGCAGGGCGCTTACCGGATGAATGAAGCAGGCCTGGCCAAGATGCAGTTGCTCAGCGCACAGATGGCCAGCGCAATAGCAGCGAACCAGGTCACCGCCTATCTGGAGGCGAATGAAGAATTTCATACTAGTTTATATCGGGCCAGTGGTTCGCCCATGTTGATGGAATTAATCGAAACAGTATGGCTAAAAGTTGGGCCAGTTTCTAACCAACTTTTTGAGGATAAACACTACAGTCTCAAACTCAATGATGCACATGAGGATGTCGTTGCCGCGCTACAAAGACGCGATGGTGCTGCGGTGCGTAGGGCCATAGAGCAGGATTTATTTTATGCCGCCCAATATCTGAAATTGGTGTGCAAATAG